GTCAGTGCTCAAAGATCTAATACTTTCTTTAAAAAAAACTAGTGTcattttctttaaaaaaaaaaaaacagtggcaTTTTCTTTTTAAAAAACTAGTGTCattttctgttatttttttttaagaatgtaATCATGTTTTTAGAATAGGTTCTATGTTATCtgttaaatttaattaaattttttcAGTATTTTACATTTGATGATGAATACCATTGAGTATTCGAAACATTATAGATTTTAATTGgaaaggaaatatatatatatatatatatatatatatatatatatatatatatatatatatatatatatatatatatatatatatatatatatatatatatatatatatatacaattgacgatcacaaaacactgatcattttatgcggaaatgaTCAGTGACACATCATTTTatgtgtctggtgttgacaaaggttttaacaaagccgaaacgttcacctcatttcatatttctctgtggattttccgcatatatgtatatatatatatatatatatatatatatatatatatgtgtatatatatatgtgtatatatatatatatatatatatatatatatatatatatatatatatatatatatatatatatgtgtatatatatatatatatatatatatatatatatatatatatatatatatatatatatatatatatatatatatatatatactggaaaatattgtgtaatatcaaactagtgATCTGTAAATTAAATTGAAGAATGCCTtaaataaagatatatatatatatatatatatatatatatatatatatatatatatatatatatatatatatatatatatatatatataatttgctgAGTCTGTCAATTGAACCACCCACTTTagctgtatatatgtatatgtcgcccCATGTAACTACCCCTCATCCCAAATGGGGGCCAAACAACCGTTAATGTAACATTGAAGCATCGCTGGTAACGTTGAATGTACGTTGTTTAAACGTTTATAATGTTTAAATGTTGTTTCTACGTTCATTAAACGCAGAAAAAGGTGACCCTACGTTAAGTGAACGTGGATGACGTTGATTATACAGTGATTTATAATTACTCGAGCATTAGAAGGTTGTACTGACGCAGAACGTCTAGTGACGCAAGACGTCTACTGACGCAAAACTGTCTACTGACATATAACGTCTCCTGACGTCTTACCAAATGATGGGGCctactttttttttggggggattcGACTTTTGTCTTGGGGTCAGCCATTGGATCCTCTAATTAACCGAAAAGTACATGTGTATTATATGTATTTTTGGTGTGTATGTTGTGTGCAGCACTGTCAGTATGACCCAGGGGGCGCCACGAGGTGAAAGATCGCTTATGGTGTATTACTTCTACTATCAATGAATGGCTCTAAGGCAACGTCTGAGATCctttcggatgtaggttcgaaccctcgtcacggcccttgtggatttgttcaatggcTCTAAAGATCATATATATTACTGAAGATTGTTTAATTCTTTCATGCACATGTAAGGGTGGTGTGTAGCTTGCTAAAACGTGATCAAGGTATATGTCTGTTTTAAGACATGTTTAGGGATAACTTCACTAAGTTTTCCCCCATTACTTTCAGTTCCCTCCCATGGCATCACATTATAATAAATACATTATAACATTGTATAATAGTTATATTCCCCTTCCCAATCATATTCCCTAGAAACTTTTGTAATAACTAATTTAATTTTAATGATTTtacctttttaattatcattattttatttttttaactttCATAAACATTTATGCAATTATCACGccgaaataaaaataaaatactcaTAATACTTATttttaaattgaaaatatatttatataatttttgaTAGTTTTATATTGGATAGTTTTTTTGTCCTTAGATTTTGTGagttgtttgttgatggttggtaATCAGCGCTGATAAACTATGTATGAAGCGTTCTTTAAGTGTTATTAGTGATGTTGAAGGAGAATGCTTCCATCTCCTACTCTTGGGAGtcggcggttcgagtctcctacagcccaagtgaatgaaatgttattaccTATATTTGCTGTGGTTGATAATTTATATGACTGGGGTGTGGCTCAACTAATTCCTCTATGCTTCAGTAGCAATTCAGGGAAGTCTTAAAATTAGAGTTGGGTAGCAGTTAATTGCTTCCAATTGTTAATTCTAATTAACAATTGTTAATTGGAATCCTTCCTTATTGTGGTTGTTCATAGCACTTAAGGTCAACAAATAGTTATACTTTGAGTAAATACTGAATTATACTTTTATTAGCACCAAATTATACTTTAGGTCACCACCCAAGTATACTTTGTATGATTACTTGGGAGATATGTATGATCACCTGGAGATATGTATGATCACCTGGGAGATATGTATGATCACCTGGGAGATATGTATGATCACCTGGGTGATATGTATGATCACCTGGGAGATATGTATGATCACCTGGGATATATGTATGATCACCTGGGTGATATGTATGATCACCTGGGTGATATGCATGATCACCTGGGAGATATGTATGATCACCTGGGAGATATGTATGATCACCTGGGAGATATGTATGATCACCTGGGAGATATGTATGATCACCTGGGAGATATGTATGATCACCTGGGAGATATGTATGATCACCTGGGAGATATGTATGATCACCTGGGAGATATGTATGATCACCTGGGAGATATGTATGATCACCTGGGAGATATGTATGATCACCTGGGAGATATGTATGATCACCTGGGTGATATGTATGATCACCTGGGAGATATGTATGATCACCTGGGAGATATGTATGATCACCTGGGAGATATGTATGATCACCTGGGAGATATGTATGATCACCTGGGAGATATGTATGATCACCTGGGAGATATGTATGATCACCTGGGAGATATGTATGATCACCTGGGAGATATGTATGATCACCTGGGAGATATGTATGATCACCTGGGAGATATGTATGATCACCTGGGAGATATGTATGATCACCTGGGAGATATGTATGATCACCTGGGTGATATGTATGATCACCTGGGAGATATGTATGATCACCTGGGAGATATGTATGATCACCTGGGAGATATGTATGATCACCTGGGAGATATGTATGATCACCTGGGTGATATGTATGATCACCTGGGAGATATGTATGATCACCTGGGAGATATGTATGACCACCTGGGAGATATGTATGATCACCTGGGAGATATGTATGATCACCTGGGAGATATGTATGACCACCTGGAGATATGTATGAGAGCCCAACAGtgccacatgggggggggggtactaagACAGGTGAAGACgaaaaaattcataacacatgtaCGGACACATGTATCATGtatttgtgtgatggtatatagTGAATAGAGATACATATATCGTGCAACAAACATGGCGATATGTGCTAATTAAGACATCAGTGCTACAGGTGAGATGGCGTACAGGTGTGTACGCCTACAGGTGTGGCGTGTGGTGGGAATGGTGGCAGCGGCAGCGCTGTGTGCGGAGGTGGCAGAGGCCGCCATCAACATGGAGGACACCATCAGGGACGTCTTTGAAGGGCTGCCGGAGGGCCAGCAAGGCAGGTTCTTCATCCACTACGACCACGCGAAGGCCTTCAACACCTCTATTGCCTTTACCCTTCCGTTCTTCTCCTTCCTTCAGCCGGGCGTGTCGGAATTTGAGGCTGCTGGGCTCAATCCGTATTCCTTCGGCATCTTAGGCATTTTATCGTGGTTTATGCTTGGAGCGGTGGGCGTGGCTATCTACACCACCGGTCAAGACACCTCCGGTAGACAGAACTCAAAGGGACAGGACTTCCAGGAGTCCCTTCTGTCCAGACTGGTCGTGGAGTCCGTCTCGCGTCTGCCAGATGTCCTCTACGCGACCAGTTGCGCCAAACAGGTCGTCTGTGGCGCCCACGCTGATGGAGCCCAATACGGACTGTTAGCGCTGCTCTTCAGACTACTTGTGCCGTAAGTGTTGCTTCACTCACTTCAACCTGCGGTGACCAGTTGATTGCATCATTGCAGCCTGCATGACCCACGGGCACGATATCGGAAATCAATTCAGAATACTTGGTGTGTCTTCTAGGGAACTGAATTCAGAACTCAATATTCTGCTGATTCATATCCTTGGATTATTTCCCGAATGCCGTGTAAAAATACACGGTATGCATTACTGCATCAGGGAAGTGAGCGAATCCTAGAAATGGATGTTGGAATGCAACACCAATAGCATTATACATGCAAGATGTTTATTGAGAATGTTATCCATTTCTTCACCTTTATTAATTAACTGTCTAGTTTAATCTATTCTTAGAATTCTAAGTCTTCTCAATTTGATTATCTAAAGGATTATTTCTAGATTAGAACACTGGCTTTCCGACTATCTACACCTAttctttaatttttatttattttaccttACTGCAAATTAAGCATTTCTTGATAGTGTATAAAATAATGTTTTAAATAAATCTTCCCAAAGGTAATATATTTCTACAAACATTTTATTTTACAATGAAATTTTTTACGCATTTAACACTTTCATTGTAGGTCATTATAAGTCGACGTAATTCATTTATATGGAATATTATTTCCATAAGATGtaattaaaatatttataaaCGTATACATACAGGTGTTCAGGGCAAACTAAAGGATTATGTTAGAAATACAGCATATTTAAAGAGCACTTAAGGACGTCTCAGACTTGAGGTGCTTGAATGTAAGCTAAGTGTAGCTGCTCATCTTACTGACTCTTCCCATCTTCCTCAGGTACTCCCCGGACACACCTGAAGAGCAGCTGACGGAGTTCCAGAAGGCGGCGAGATACGGACAGGAAGACGGAAGTGACTGTCCATACGAGTATCCCTGTGTCGTCCAgcccctcgacctcctcctctacATCTACGACTACTGTCACGACGACCCCAGAGCTGTGGGTCGTCCACAGAGGCAGACTTATACGGTAATGCCGGACTGGAGAAAGAGCGACTCAGTTTGACCAGCTATGGACTTCATGTAGCCAACTGCGCTATCGCGAACAGACGAcatcagtcgattaaagcagcgtctgggatgctctcggacgtaggttcgaatcctcgtcacggcccttgtggatttgttcatttgacgtCATTAATTAACTACCAAAAGCCTGCGAATAACATCAAGTCCTACTCCTTCGGTATTAATTACAAATTGTCTTAAATTTCGCTGCCTATATGAATCAATAAATATTTTATCACTTATTTTATATCCAAGAACATTGCACTCTACCTAGACTTACGAAATCTACAGAGTCTATTCTATGCTCCACTAGGATCGACTCTAGTCTATTCATAATGGAAACAAATCATAAATTTTCCAATAAATGGGTTTCTTAGGTCAAGCTTCAGTTGACCTGAAGCAGGATGAAAGCTTCAAGCTTTCAGTTTCATTAGGTAGTACTCCTGAATGGTACTCCTGAACTCTGGTCCTTAAGGTAAGGTCCAGAGCTTCACCGATCAGGTGAAAGCCCTAAGCCGTTACGACTACTTAGCCCCTGGAAGGAACGAGGAAAAGGATTTGAAGGATTTGGGACAGGATGGGACGAGGGAATGGCGCCCATCCACATGGACGATAAGGAATAGAACCCCGACCTGCAAGAAGAGAAATCCTCCGCTCTGCCGTCCAGTCCAAATGACTGGTCTAGACCtagtttaagagagagagagagagagagagagagagagagagagagagagagagagagagagagagagagagagagagagagagagagagagagagagagagagagagagacagagacagagagagagagagagagagagagagagagagagacagagacagagagagagagagacagagacagagagagagagacagagagagagacagagacagagagagacagagagagagagagagagagacagagagagagagagagagagagagacagagagagagagagagagagagaggcagagagagagagagagagagagagagagagagagagagagagagagagagagagagagagagagagagagagacagagagagacagagagagacagagagagagagagagagagagagagagagagagagagagagagagagagagagagagagagagagagagagagagagagagagagacagagagagagagagagagagagagagagagagagagagagagagagagagagagacagagacagagagagacagagagagagacagagagagacagagagagagagagagagagagagagagagagagagagagagagacagagacagagagagagagagagagagagagagagagagagagagagagagagacagagagagagacagagagagagacagagagacagacagagacagagacagagagagagaacatagtTAACATTCACAGTATTATCTTATGAACACGTGGTGACAGGCGACATCAATAACAGAAAGTCGGCAATTTGCATTAATAAATCAGTACCAACCCAACCTGTTAATGTCATCTATATTCATCGGGAAATTATTCTTCAATCTATTCTCACCCGTAGCACATCTATTGTGATGCGCGCAGCATACAGACCTCAACAACAGAAGGCTTGAACCAATCAACTTCCTGATGGACAATCTTGGCtacgcagacgaggagtcacaataacgtggctgaaatatgttgaccagaccacacactagaaagtgaagggacgacgacgacgtttcggtccgtcctggaccattctcaagtcgattgtgcggtGTGCTAAAGAATGGTGCGCGGCCAGCCCTCCTCAAAGAGCTAGGAACATCAGAAAAGAATGATTTGATCCAGGATGATGTGAATAGGAAAATAAATTCATTCACTAATAACAAACTGAATCTTTCGCATAAGTACATTcctgaccaggggccagattcacgaagctgttatgcaagcacttacgaacttggggccagattcacgaagcagttacgcaagcacttacgaacttggggccagattcacgaagcagttacgcaagcacttacgaacctggggccagattcacgaagaagttacgcaagcacttacgaacctagggccagattcacgaagcagatacgcaagcacttacgaacctggggccagattcacgaagcagatacgcaagcacttacgaacctgtacaactTCTCAATCTTTAGTGGCTTTGTTTATtgtaattaaacagttaatgagctccgaagcaccaggaggctgtttataacaataacaacagttgattggcaagttttcatgcttataaactgtttaataaatgtaaccaaagccgtcaaagattgagaaaagatgtacacgttcgtaagtgcttgcgtaactgcttcgtgaatctgccccagGCCTTCAGACCAGTTCACcttgtgcctctgttcacctagcataggTGGTCGGCAGTTAGTGAACTCTTGTGGGGGGTTACATCCTAGTGAAGGTCTGTAGTTCAACCTTCGGGGTACCTTTGTAAAAAAGCATACCTTTTAAAAAAAGTACCTTTGTAAAAGTACATAtctacacaggcttcctgtcccagacaaAACGAATTAATTCATTTATCGTTGCCATCTTCCAAAAGCCAGCGCATGTGTCATCAAAGCCACGTATCAACAAAGCCACGTGTCATCAAAGCCACGTGTCATCAAAGCCACGTGTCATCAAAGCCACGTGTCATCAAAGCCACGTGTCATCAAAGCCACGTGTCATCAAAGCCACGTGTCAACAAAGCCACGTGTCAACAAAGCCATGTGTCAACAAAGCCACGTGTCATCAAAGTCACGTGTCAATAAAGCCACGTGTCATCAAAGTCACGTATCAACAAAGCCACGTATCATCAAAGCCACGTGTCATCAAAGCCACGTGTCAACAAAGCCACGTGTCAACAAAACCACATGTCAACAAAGCCACGTGTCAACAAAGCCACGTGTCAACAAAGCCACGTGTCAACAAAGCCACAGGTCAACAAAGCCACATGTCAACAAAGCCACGTGTCAACAAAGCCACGTGTCAACAAAGACACATGTCAACAAAGCCACGTGTCAACAAAGCCACGTGTCAACAAAGACACATGTCAACAAAGCCACGTGTCAACAAAGCCACGTGTCAACAAAGCCACGTGTGGGAAACGTTGTCATACGGAGAACAAAATGTTGGAATGATACAAATGAATAAGCATGGATCGATCGTTTTAATTATTAAGGAGTTTGTGAGTTGTGAGGTGAACGACGCAGCCTCAGCCGGGACCCCTGggacggagctgggatatgaggacaaggagctgggatatgaggacaaggagctgggatacgaggacatggagctgcaatatgaggacatggagctggaatacgaggacatggagctgggatatgaggacaaggagctgggatatgaggacaaggagctgggatatgaggacaaaagcTGGAAtacgaggacatggagctgggatatgaggacaaggagccgggatatgaggacatggagctgggatacgaggacaaggagctgggatatgaggacaaggagctaggatatgaggatatggagctggaatatgaggacaaggagctgggatacgaggacaaggagctgggatacgaggacatggagctgggatacgaggacatggagctgggatatgaggatatggagctggaatatgaggacaaggagctgggatacgaggacaaggagctgggatacgaggacatggagctgggatacgaggacatggagctgggatatgaggacaaggagctgggatatgaggacatggagctgggatatgaggacatggagctgggatacgaggacatggagctgggatacgaggacaaggagctgggatacgaggacatggagctgggatatgaggacaaggagctgggatatgaggacaaggagctgggatatgaggacatggagctgggatacgaggacaaggagctgggatatgaggacaaggagctgggatatgaggacatggagctgggatacgaggacaaggagctgggatacgaggacatggagctgggatacgaggacaaggagctgggatatgaggacaaggaggtgggatacgaggacaaggagctgggatacgaggacaaggagctgggatacgaggacaaggagctgggatacgaggacatggagctgggatatgaggacaaggagctgggatatgaggacatggagctgggatacgaggacaaggagctgggatatgaggacaaggagctgggatatgaggacatggagctgggatacgaggacaaggagctgggatacgaggacatggagctgggatacgaggacatggagctgggatatgaggacaaggagctgggatatgaggacatggagctgggatacgaggagaaggagctgggatatgaggacaaggagctgggatatgaggacatggagctgggatacgaggacaaggagctgggatacgaggacatggagctgggatacgaggacaaggagctgggatatgaggacaaggaactgggatacgaggacaaggagctgggatacgaggacatggagctgggatacgaggacaaggagctgggatatgaggacaaggagctgggatatgaggacaaggagctggaatatgaggacaaggagccgggatacgaggacaaggagctgggatacgaggacatggagctgggatacgaggacaaggagctgggatacgaggacaaggagctgggatatgaggacaaggagctgggatatgaggacaaggagctgggatatgaggacaaggagctggaatatgaggacaaagagctgggatatgaggacaaggagctggaatatgaggacaaggagctgggatacgaggacaaggagctgggatacgaggacatggagctgggatacgaggacaaggagctgggatacgaggacaaggagctgggatatgaggacaaggcgccgtgataagaggacaaggagccgggatatgaggacaaggagctgggatacgaggacaaggagctgggatacgaggacaaggagctgagatacgaggacatggagctgggattcgaggacaaggagctgggatacgaggacaaggagctgagatacgaggacaaggagctgggatacgaggacatggagctggaatacgaggacaaggagctgggatacggggacaaggagc
The window above is part of the Procambarus clarkii isolate CNS0578487 chromosome 84, FALCON_Pclarkii_2.0, whole genome shotgun sequence genome. Proteins encoded here:
- the LOC123751002 gene encoding uncharacterized protein gives rise to the protein MAYRCVRLQVWRVVGMVAAAALCAEVAEAAINMEDTIRDVFEGLPEGQQGRFFIHYDHAKAFNTSIAFTLPFFSFLQPGVSEFEAAGLNPYSFGILGILSWFMLGAVGVAIYTTGQDTSGRQNSKGQDFQESLLSRLVVESVSRLPDVLYATSCAKQVVCGAHADGAQYGLLALLFRLLVPYSPDTPEEQLTEFQKAARYGQEDGSDCPYEYPCVVQPLDLLLYIYDYCHDDPRAVGRPQRQTYTVMPDWRKSDSV